A DNA window from Rhizobium jaguaris contains the following coding sequences:
- a CDS encoding ABC transporter ATP-binding protein — MTTMIELKGVTKRYGNAAVVDNVSMSMEKGTITVIVGTSGSGKSTLVRMINRLVPNSAGQISVGGKDVMSVPATELRRRIGYAIQGHGLFPHRTVAQNIATVPQLLGWDKARIDRRVEELLNLFHLDPGTFAAKYPSQLSGGQQQRVGVARALAAEPEVLLMDEPFGALDPVIRGKAQDDLLAIQKQFGTTIVLVTHDMDEAFHLGDKIAVMSEGKLLQCSEPGKILTEPADPFVQQLTGTSDRALKLMSLLPLKESMQPLRPGLGYSLPQTLNLRDALAEMIWQGADEAAVEDDRKVPVGSISMRHLIELGRKA; from the coding sequence ATGACCACCATGATCGAGCTGAAAGGCGTGACCAAGCGCTACGGCAATGCCGCCGTGGTCGACAATGTCAGCATGAGCATGGAAAAGGGCACGATCACCGTCATCGTCGGCACCTCCGGCTCCGGCAAGTCGACGCTGGTGCGCATGATCAACCGGCTGGTGCCGAACTCGGCCGGCCAGATTTCAGTCGGCGGCAAGGATGTCATGAGCGTGCCGGCCACCGAGCTTCGCCGCCGCATCGGCTATGCCATTCAAGGCCATGGCCTGTTTCCGCACCGGACCGTGGCGCAGAACATCGCGACCGTGCCGCAACTGCTCGGCTGGGACAAGGCGCGCATTGACCGGCGCGTTGAGGAATTGCTCAATCTCTTCCATCTCGATCCCGGCACTTTCGCAGCGAAATATCCGAGCCAGCTCTCCGGCGGCCAGCAACAGCGTGTCGGCGTCGCCCGTGCGCTCGCGGCCGAGCCGGAAGTGCTGTTGATGGATGAGCCTTTCGGCGCGCTTGATCCCGTCATCCGCGGCAAGGCGCAGGACGATCTTCTGGCGATCCAGAAACAATTCGGCACGACCATCGTCCTCGTCACCCACGATATGGATGAAGCCTTCCATCTCGGCGACAAGATCGCCGTCATGAGCGAAGGCAAGCTGTTGCAATGCTCCGAACCTGGGAAGATCCTGACCGAGCCGGCCGATCCCTTCGTGCAGCAACTGACGGGCACTTCCGACCGGGCGCTAAAGCTGATGTCGCTGCTGCCGCTCAAGGAGAGCATGCAGCCGCTGCGACCGGGCCTCGGCTACAGCCTGCCGCAAACCCTCAATCTACGCGACGCGCTAGCTGAGATGATCTGGCAGGGTGCTGACGAGGCCGCTGTGGAAGACGACCGCAAAGTGCCGGTCGGCTCGATATCCATGCGGCATTTGATCGAGCTGGGCCGCAAAGCATGA
- a CDS encoding ABC transporter permease, giving the protein MEDALAVRRVDRLGMVLVAGGLLAAASMPFIIVKANRIAAGKPQLLTQLLAQPVALALLILLVATALAALFLRNQLVRLGIATLAIALLIITLGLVSTAATPAGSTVARITPGGSFWVLLAVIGLVISDALVKLQLTPWLRVASLALYAAILGVILKSGLLDNLSIMKEYANNADKFWNEALGHVFLSLGSVAIAIVLALPLGIFCYWQPRLRAVVLRGLSLVQTIPSLALFGILMLPLGYIATHVPFAAAIGIQGIGTAPALVALVIYSLLPIVANTVVGLAGVDPSVRDAAAGMGLTRRQILTGIDLPLAFPVILTGIRIVLVQAIGLVTVAALIGGGGFGLFIFQGIGQTANDLVLLGAVPTVFLAFSSAVILDAVIDSIRGQSA; this is encoded by the coding sequence ATGGAAGATGCACTTGCGGTCCGCAGGGTGGACCGTCTTGGAATGGTGCTGGTGGCCGGTGGCCTCCTGGCGGCGGCGTCGATGCCGTTCATCATCGTCAAGGCAAACCGCATTGCCGCCGGCAAGCCGCAATTGCTGACACAGCTCCTTGCCCAGCCGGTCGCACTGGCGCTGCTTATTCTTCTCGTTGCTACCGCGCTTGCCGCTCTTTTCCTGCGCAACCAGCTCGTCCGCCTCGGCATCGCCACGCTCGCCATCGCCCTTCTGATCATCACGCTCGGCCTCGTCTCGACCGCGGCCACTCCGGCCGGCAGCACCGTAGCGCGCATCACGCCGGGCGGCTCCTTTTGGGTACTGCTCGCCGTCATCGGCCTGGTGATCTCGGATGCGCTGGTGAAGCTGCAACTGACGCCATGGCTTCGGGTCGCCTCGCTCGCGCTCTATGCCGCGATACTCGGCGTCATCCTCAAATCCGGTCTGCTCGACAATCTGTCGATCATGAAGGAATACGCCAACAATGCCGACAAATTCTGGAACGAGGCGCTTGGCCATGTGTTCCTGTCGCTCGGCTCGGTCGCCATCGCCATCGTGCTCGCCTTGCCACTCGGCATCTTCTGCTATTGGCAGCCGAGACTTCGCGCCGTCGTGCTGCGCGGCCTGAGCCTGGTGCAGACCATTCCGAGCCTGGCTCTGTTCGGCATTTTGATGCTGCCGCTCGGCTATATTGCCACTCATGTCCCCTTCGCCGCCGCGATCGGCATCCAGGGCATCGGCACCGCGCCGGCCCTGGTGGCGCTGGTGATCTATTCGCTGCTGCCGATCGTCGCCAATACCGTCGTCGGGCTTGCCGGCGTCGATCCCTCCGTACGCGATGCCGCCGCCGGCATGGGGCTGACGCGCCGGCAGATCCTCACCGGCATCGACCTGCCACTCGCCTTCCCGGTCATCCTGACCGGCATCCGCATCGTGCTGGTGCAGGCGATCGGCCTCGTGACCGTGGCGGCGCTGATCGGCGGCGGCGGTTTCGGCCTCTTCATCTTTCAGGGCATCGGCCAGACGGCTAATGACCTGGTGCTGCTCGGCGCCGTGCCGACGGTCTTTCTTGCCTTCTCATCGGCCGTCATCCTCGATGCGGTCATCGACAGCATCCGAGGACAAAGCGCATGA
- the osmF gene encoding glycine betaine ABC transporter substrate-binding protein OsmF — translation MFKKLALAAALTAFVASGASAADVVVSSKIDTEGTLLGNIILAALNANGIKAQDRIALGTTPVLRKAITAGEIDIYAEYTGNAGFFFNKADDPAWKNLQQGYDQAKKLDYDANKIVWLTPSPANNTWAIAVRNDVAGPAKLKTMSDFGKWVAGGGPVKLAASSEFVNSPAALPAFQTTYSFQIKPDQEVVLSGGDTAATIKAAADQTNGVNTAMVYGTDGAIEAAELTVLEDDKSVQPVYAPTPIIREAVLKANPKIEVVLTPIFKGLTADVLRKLNGRIQVDGEPAKSVAESYLKENGFLK, via the coding sequence ATGTTCAAGAAGCTCGCACTCGCCGCCGCGCTCACGGCTTTCGTCGCCAGTGGCGCCAGCGCCGCCGACGTCGTGGTCTCGTCGAAGATCGATACGGAAGGCACGCTGCTCGGCAATATCATCCTCGCCGCGCTCAATGCCAACGGCATCAAGGCGCAGGACCGCATCGCGCTGGGCACGACGCCCGTTCTGCGCAAGGCGATCACGGCAGGTGAAATCGACATCTATGCCGAATATACCGGCAATGCCGGCTTCTTCTTCAACAAGGCCGACGATCCGGCTTGGAAGAACCTGCAGCAAGGCTATGACCAGGCGAAGAAGCTCGACTACGACGCCAACAAGATCGTCTGGCTGACGCCCTCGCCTGCCAACAACACCTGGGCGATTGCCGTTCGCAACGACGTTGCCGGTCCGGCGAAACTGAAGACCATGTCCGATTTCGGCAAATGGGTTGCCGGCGGCGGCCCCGTGAAGCTTGCGGCGTCTTCCGAGTTCGTCAACTCGCCGGCGGCTCTGCCGGCTTTCCAGACGACCTATAGCTTCCAGATCAAGCCCGACCAGGAAGTCGTGCTCTCCGGCGGCGACACCGCGGCAACGATCAAGGCTGCGGCCGACCAGACCAACGGCGTCAACACCGCCATGGTCTACGGCACGGACGGCGCCATCGAGGCGGCTGAACTGACGGTTCTCGAAGACGACAAGAGCGTGCAGCCAGTCTATGCGCCAACGCCGATCATCCGCGAAGCCGTGCTGAAGGCCAACCCGAAGATCGAAGTGGTTCTGACCCCGATCTTCAAGGGCCTGACCGCCGACGTGCTGCGCAAGCTAAACGGCCGCATCCAGGTCGATGGCGAGCCGGCTAAGTCCGTTGCCGAATCCTACCTCAAGGAAAACGGCTTCCTAAAGTAA